A window of the Cuculus canorus isolate bCucCan1 chromosome 3, bCucCan1.pri, whole genome shotgun sequence genome harbors these coding sequences:
- the LOC128851742 gene encoding BRD4-interacting chromatin-remodeling complex-associated protein-like isoform X1, with protein MVSRQGQAVAATATSGTPMQSHAPTAALPPSSAGKRRWDATCQRREPGPGPSKRAARSRPGAFGNSLLCTETSWGNPEQRYLTTNPSAFSLAGISTSVPGDSRAFPSTSTLVSPGKGTAAQGRSGTAHARQQPVQYDSELHPKKASTLQPGKEACFLEQLHKHQAMVLHPDYRTPFRSLDDAVQRLLPYHIYQGTLPSDEECRKVDEEFEVVSAQLLKRSQAMLNKYRLLLLEESQVSPASCFPQGLEAQAFVQDRPLSWVEFPCCLGGLQPQRSQWGLSPGLSARTGKLSSPCRWLRLVSASPRCFYCLEFGKRQLLVNRDGNNLGEEGTPACHGGDV; from the exons ATGGtcagcaggcagggacaggcggTGGCGGCCACGGCAACATCAGGGACCCCCATGCAGAGCCACGCGCCCACTGCTGCCCTCCCACCCTCCTCTGCAG GAAAAAGGCGGTGGGATGCCACCTGTCAGCGCAGGGAGCCAGGACCAGGGCCATCCAAACGTGCTGCTCGGTCACGCCCAGGTGCTTTTGGTAACTCTCTGCTTTGCACTGAAACGTCCTGGGGGAATCCAGAACAGCGTTACTTAACCACAAACCCATCCGCTTTCTCTCTGGCAGGCATTTCCACCTCAGTTCCTGGGGACAGCAGAGCCTTCCCCAGCACTTCCACGCTGGTCTCTCCTGGGAAGGGGACTGCAGCCCAGGGGAGGTCAGGGACAGCTCATGCCAGACAGCAGCCAGTTCAG TACGACAGCGAACTCCATCCAAAGAAAGCCTCGACACTGCAGCCCGGCAAGGAAGCCTG tttcctggagcagctgcacAAACACCAAGCCATGGTGCTGCACCCTGACTACCGGACCCCATTCCGCTCCTTGGACGACGCCGTGCAGCGGCTCCTGCCCTACCACATCTATCAGGGAACGCTGCCCTCCGACGAAGAGTGCAGGAAGG TGGACGAGGAGTTTGAGGTGGTGTCTGCCCAGCTGCTAAAGCGCTCCCAAGCCATGCTGAACAAGTACcgcctgctgctcctggaggaaTCCCAGGTGAGCCCAGCGTCCTGCTTTCCCCAGGGGTTGGAAGCGCAGGCATTTGTCCAAGACCGCCCGCTTTCCTGGGTGGAGTTTCCCTGTTGCCTGGGTGGGCTACAGCCACAGAGGAGCCAGTGGGGACTCAGCCCTGGGCTTTCTGCACGAACTGGGaagctttcctctccctgccgTTGGCTCCGACTGGTCTCCGCAAGCCCTCGGTGTTTCTATTGTCTTGAATTTGGCAAAAGGCAGCTCCTTGTGAACAGGGATGGGAATAATCTGGGAGAAGAAGGAACTCCAGCGTGTCATGGTGGCGATGTGTAA
- the LOC128851742 gene encoding BRD4-interacting chromatin-remodeling complex-associated protein-like isoform X2 encodes MVSRQGQAVAATATSGTPMQSHAPTAALPPSSAGKRRWDATCQRREPGPGPSKRAARSRPGISTSVPGDSRAFPSTSTLVSPGKGTAAQGRSGTAHARQQPVQYDSELHPKKASTLQPGKEACFLEQLHKHQAMVLHPDYRTPFRSLDDAVQRLLPYHIYQGTLPSDEECRKVDEEFEVVSAQLLKRSQAMLNKYRLLLLEESQVSPASCFPQGLEAQAFVQDRPLSWVEFPCCLGGLQPQRSQWGLSPGLSARTGKLSSPCRWLRLVSASPRCFYCLEFGKRQLLVNRDGNNLGEEGTPACHGGDV; translated from the exons ATGGtcagcaggcagggacaggcggTGGCGGCCACGGCAACATCAGGGACCCCCATGCAGAGCCACGCGCCCACTGCTGCCCTCCCACCCTCCTCTGCAG GAAAAAGGCGGTGGGATGCCACCTGTCAGCGCAGGGAGCCAGGACCAGGGCCATCCAAACGTGCTGCTCGGTCACGCCCAG GCATTTCCACCTCAGTTCCTGGGGACAGCAGAGCCTTCCCCAGCACTTCCACGCTGGTCTCTCCTGGGAAGGGGACTGCAGCCCAGGGGAGGTCAGGGACAGCTCATGCCAGACAGCAGCCAGTTCAG TACGACAGCGAACTCCATCCAAAGAAAGCCTCGACACTGCAGCCCGGCAAGGAAGCCTG tttcctggagcagctgcacAAACACCAAGCCATGGTGCTGCACCCTGACTACCGGACCCCATTCCGCTCCTTGGACGACGCCGTGCAGCGGCTCCTGCCCTACCACATCTATCAGGGAACGCTGCCCTCCGACGAAGAGTGCAGGAAGG TGGACGAGGAGTTTGAGGTGGTGTCTGCCCAGCTGCTAAAGCGCTCCCAAGCCATGCTGAACAAGTACcgcctgctgctcctggaggaaTCCCAGGTGAGCCCAGCGTCCTGCTTTCCCCAGGGGTTGGAAGCGCAGGCATTTGTCCAAGACCGCCCGCTTTCCTGGGTGGAGTTTCCCTGTTGCCTGGGTGGGCTACAGCCACAGAGGAGCCAGTGGGGACTCAGCCCTGGGCTTTCTGCACGAACTGGGaagctttcctctccctgccgTTGGCTCCGACTGGTCTCCGCAAGCCCTCGGTGTTTCTATTGTCTTGAATTTGGCAAAAGGCAGCTCCTTGTGAACAGGGATGGGAATAATCTGGGAGAAGAAGGAACTCCAGCGTGTCATGGTGGCGATGTGTAA
- the LOC128851742 gene encoding BRD4-interacting chromatin-remodeling complex-associated protein-like isoform X3, with product MVSRQGQAVAATATSGTPMQSHAPTAALPPSSAGKRRWDATCQRREPGPGPSKRAARSRPGAFGNSLLCTETSWGNPEQRYLTTNPSAFSLAGISTSVPGDSRAFPSTSTLVSPGKGTAAQGRSGTAHARQQPVQYDSELHPKKASTLQPGKEACFLEQLHKHQAMVLHPDYRTPFRSLDDAVQRLLPYHIYQGTLPSDEECRKVDEEFEVVSAQLLKRSQAMLNKYRLLLLEESQRVSPSAEMVMIHRMFVQEERIRLALDKQSVKEKSGGRVAIAFVSLLFTTLRLGFQVFHLLRV from the exons ATGGtcagcaggcagggacaggcggTGGCGGCCACGGCAACATCAGGGACCCCCATGCAGAGCCACGCGCCCACTGCTGCCCTCCCACCCTCCTCTGCAG GAAAAAGGCGGTGGGATGCCACCTGTCAGCGCAGGGAGCCAGGACCAGGGCCATCCAAACGTGCTGCTCGGTCACGCCCAGGTGCTTTTGGTAACTCTCTGCTTTGCACTGAAACGTCCTGGGGGAATCCAGAACAGCGTTACTTAACCACAAACCCATCCGCTTTCTCTCTGGCAGGCATTTCCACCTCAGTTCCTGGGGACAGCAGAGCCTTCCCCAGCACTTCCACGCTGGTCTCTCCTGGGAAGGGGACTGCAGCCCAGGGGAGGTCAGGGACAGCTCATGCCAGACAGCAGCCAGTTCAG TACGACAGCGAACTCCATCCAAAGAAAGCCTCGACACTGCAGCCCGGCAAGGAAGCCTG tttcctggagcagctgcacAAACACCAAGCCATGGTGCTGCACCCTGACTACCGGACCCCATTCCGCTCCTTGGACGACGCCGTGCAGCGGCTCCTGCCCTACCACATCTATCAGGGAACGCTGCCCTCCGACGAAGAGTGCAGGAAGG TGGACGAGGAGTTTGAGGTGGTGTCTGCCCAGCTGCTAAAGCGCTCCCAAGCCATGCTGAACAAGTACcgcctgctgctcctggaggaaTCCCAG AGAGTCAGTCCTTCTGCGGAGATGGTGATGATCCACCGCATGTTTGTTCAGGAGGAAAGGATCAGGCTAGCGCTCGACAAGCAGTCGGTCAAGGAGAAATCAGGTGGGAGAGTGGCTAttgcctttgtttctctgctttttactACCCTGCGCTTGGGGTTTCAGGTTTTCCACCTCCTCAGAGTCTGA
- the LOC128851684 gene encoding BRD4-interacting chromatin-remodeling complex-associated protein-like, translating to MPGLEATLSSELVPWNSPWRASCEQAACAGPRVLGELGGLGRLSGCSQRPDIPAQMEEPKKKLARAKGEKVGTDDEDGRCLLDLHALEESSGKPLSTEPSRPTTNVDPRLLEDEDLGSPSSSGVNLKNSQQPCNILQQPVHQVTTKPFGSNTAVTTQNKAALQQQKVQQNLSALTSKPGQNVVLLGFPQGLPSDTFKQPLPPQQRAPSKPRSVHLLSQGSSSSSATQHVAQAMLQGQKQILLPGQLAGACAVQIPQQLSALQTNMGRQIPSTSRPSGQAHTTTSQGPGARLSIYQVLPAHILSSQHVAGQLNLCHLLPSQSTPGTAHILWAPMQLQPSQVPRGILLQQKQQPPTSQAPSALGTCSATVSSGMVSRQGQAVAATATSGTPMQSHAPTAALPPSSAGKRRWDATCQRREPGPGPSKRAARSRPGAFGNSLLCTETSWGNPEQRYLTTNPSAFSLAGISTSVPGDSRAFPSTSTLVSPGKGTAAQGRSGTAHARQQPVQYDSELHPKKASTLQPGKEACFLEQLHKHQAMVLHPDYRTPFRSLDDAVQRLLPYHIYQGTLPSDEECRKVDEEFEVVSAQLLKRSQAMLNKYRLLLLEESQRVSPSAEMVMIHRMFVQEERIRLALDKQSVKEKSEEDVSVLSPSHSLSSLASLASSSSAAPAPDSLKVPPAQAVPPTPSPKLEIKPSGSSPSVTCTKTPPLLDEDADTLPSGNKSPSQACGAPSQIGLKLKIKQRAGLWQVVHNTALGVARDQDPDPGAGLGAQGHNEEAGSEPATGADGQGGDTALLGGTPGITEKESMGLGQG from the exons ATGCCGGGACTGGAGGCCACGCTCTCCTCCGAGCTAGTGCCCTGGAACTCCCCGTGGAGGGCATCTTGTGAGCAGGCGGCATGTGCTGGACCAAGGgtgctgggagaactgggagggctGGG ACGTCTCTCCGGCTGCAGCCAGCGCCCAGACATCCCAGCGCAAATGGAGGAGCCAAAGAAGAAGTTAGCAAGggccaaaggagaaaaag TTGGCACGGATGATGAAGACGGCCGATGCCTGCTAGAT CTGCATGCACTGGAGGAGTCCTCGGGAAAACCTCTGAGCACAGAGCCGAGTCGGCCCACCACCAACGTGGACCCTCGCCTTTTAGAAGATGAAGACCTGGGCTCACCATCCAGCAGCGGAGTGAACCTGAAGAACTCGCAGCAGCCCTGCAACATCCTCCAGCAGCCCGTGCACCAGGTCACCACAAAGCCCTTTGGTTCCAACACTGCTGTGACCACGCAGAACAAAGCcgccctgcagcagcagaaggtcCAGCAGAACCTCTCTGCCCTGACCAGCAAACCCGGGCAGAACGTGGTGCTGTTGGGCTTCCCCCAAGGGCTTCCAAGCGACACCTTCAAGCAGCCACTGCCACCACAGCAGCGAGCCCCCAGCAAGCCCAGGAGTGTCCACCTGCTgagccagggcagcagcagcagcagcgccacGCAGCACGTCGCGCAGGCCATGCTGCAGGGCCAGAAGCAGATCCTGCTCCCCGGGCAGCTGGCGGGTGCCTGCGCTGTGCAGATCCCCCAGCAGCTCTCGGCCCTGCAGACCAACATGGGGAGGCAGATCCCGAGCACCTCCCGCCCCAGCGGACAAGCCCACACCACAACCAGCCAAGGGCCGGGCGCACGGCTGAGCATCTACCAAGTCTTGCCAGCCCACATCCTCTCCAGCCAGCACGTCGCCGGGCAGCTGAACCTGTGCCACCTGCTCCCATCGCAGAGCACCCCTGGCACCGCTCACATCCTATGGGCTCCCatgcagctccagcccagccag GTTCCTCGAGGGattctcctgcagcagaagcagcagccccCCACCAGCCAGGCCCCCTCCGCGCTCGGCACATGCAGTGCCACGGTATCCTCCGGGATGGtcagcaggcagggacaggcggTGGCGGCCACGGCAACATCAGGGACCCCCATGCAGAGCCACGCGCCCACTGCTGCCCTCCCACCCTCCTCTGCAG GAAAAAGGCGGTGGGATGCCACCTGTCAGCGCAGGGAGCCAGGACCAGGGCCATCCAAACGTGCTGCTCGGTCACGCCCAGGTGCTTTTGGTAACTCTCTGCTTTGCACTGAAACGTCCTGGGGGAATCCAGAACAGCGTTACTTAACCACAAACCCATCCGCTTTCTCTCTGGCAGGCATTTCCACCTCAGTTCCTGGGGACAGCAGAGCCTTCCCCAGCACTTCCACGCTGGTCTCTCCTGGGAAGGGGACTGCAGCCCAGGGGAGGTCAGGGACAGCTCATGCCAGACAGCAGCCAGTTCAG TACGACAGCGAACTCCATCCAAAGAAAGCCTCGACACTGCAGCCCGGCAAGGAAGCCTG tttcctggagcagctgcacAAACACCAAGCCATGGTGCTGCACCCTGACTACCGGACCCCATTCCGCTCCTTGGACGACGCCGTGCAGCGGCTCCTGCCCTACCACATCTATCAGGGAACGCTGCCCTCCGACGAAGAGTGCAGGAAGG TGGACGAGGAGTTTGAGGTGGTGTCTGCCCAGCTGCTAAAGCGCTCCCAAGCCATGCTGAACAAGTACcgcctgctgctcctggaggaaTCCCAG AGAGTCAGTCCTTCTGCGGAGATGGTGATGATCCACCGCATGTTTGTTCAGGAGGAAAGGATCAGGCTAGCGCTCGACAAGCAGTCGGTCAAGGAGAAATCAG AGGAAGATGTCTCAGTGCTCTCCCCATCGCACAGCCTCTCCTCCTTGGCATCCCTGGCCTCCAGCTCCAGTGCGGCACCAGCTCCCGACAGCCTGAAGGTGCCCCCAGCGCAGGCAGtgcctcccactccctcccccAAGCTGGAGATCAAGCCCAGTGGGAGCTCCCCCTCCGTCACCTGCACCAAGACTCCCCCTTTGCTGGACGAAGACGCGGACACCTTGCCCTCCGGGAACAAATCCCCCAGCCAAGCCTGCGGAGCACCCAGTCAGATCGGCCTCAAGCTGAAGATCAAGCAGAGGGCTGGGCTATGGCAAGTGGTGCACAACACCGCTCTGGGAGTGGCCAGGGACCAGGATCCTGATCCAGGAGCGGGCCTGGGGGCTCAGGGACACAACGAGGAAGCGGGATCCGAACCTGCGACTGGGGCCGACGGCCAGGGAGGCGACACGGCACTTTTGGGAGGAACCCCTGGGATCACAGAGAAAGAATCTATGGGATTGGGGCAGGGATAG
- the LOC128851685 gene encoding BRD4-interacting chromatin-remodeling complex-associated protein-like, with translation MLTGLCNFELKSTSPCKFKVAKKKRGVGHCSQDVCPLLCRRLSGCSQRPDIPAQMEEPKKKLARAKGEKVGTDDEDGRCLLDLHALEESSGKPLSTEPSRPTTNVDPRLLEDEDLGSPSSSGVNLKNSQQPCNILQQPVHQVTTKPFGSNTAVTTQNKAALQQQKVQQNLSALTSKPGQNVVLLGFPQGLPSDTFKQPLPPQQRAPSKPRSVHLLSQGSSSSSATQHVAQAMLQGQKQILLPGQLAGACAVQIPQQLSALQTNMGRQIPSTSRPSGQAHTTTSQGPGARLSIYQVLPAHILSSQHVAGQLNLCHLLPSQSTPGTAHILWAPMQLQPSQVPRGILLQQKQQPPTSQAPSALGTCSATVSSGMVSRQGQAVAATATSGTPMQSHAPTAALPPSSAGKRRWDATCQRREPGPGPSKRAARSRPGISTSVPGDSRAFPSTSTLVSPGKGTAAQGRSGTAHARQQPVQYDSELHPKKASTLQPGKEACFLEQLHKHQAMVLHPDYRTPFRSLDDAVQRLLPYHIYQGTLPSDEECRKVDEEFEVVSAQLLKRSQAMLNKYRLLLLEESQRVSPSAEMVMIHRMFVQEERIRLALDKQSVKEKSEEDVSVLSPSHSLSSLASLASSSSAAPAPDSLKVPPAQAVPPTPSPKLEIKPSGSSPSVTCTKTPPLLDEDADTLPSGNKSPSQACGAPSQIGLKLKIKQRAGLWQAVHNTASKVTRDRDPDPGAGLGAQGHNKEPGSEPTTGALDQEGNRKC, from the exons ATGTTGACAGGTCTTTGTAATTTTGAACTCAAATCTACAAGTCCCTGTAAATTTAAagtggccaaaaaaaaaagaggggttgGGCATTGCTCTCAAGACGTGTGTCCCCTTCTGTGCAGACGTCTCTCCGGCTGCAGCCAGCGCCCAGACATCCCAGCGCAAATGGAGGAGCCAAAGAAGAAGTTAGCAAGggccaaaggagaaaaag TTGGCACGGATGATGAAGACGGCCGATGCCTGCTAGAT CTGCATGCACTGGAGGAGTCCTCGGGAAAACCTCTGAGCACAGAGCCGAGTCGGCCCACCACCAACGTGGACCCTCGCCTTTTAGAAGATGAAGACCTGGGCTCACCATCCAGCAGCGGAGTGAACCTGAAGAACTCGCAGCAGCCCTGCAACATCCTCCAGCAGCCCGTGCACCAGGTCACCACAAAGCCCTTTGGTTCCAACACTGCTGTGACCACGCAGAACAAAGCcgccctgcagcagcagaaggtcCAGCAGAACCTCTCTGCCCTGACCAGCAAACCCGGGCAGAACGTGGTGCTGTTGGGCTTCCCCCAAGGGCTTCCAAGCGACACCTTCAAGCAGCCACTGCCACCACAGCAGCGAGCCCCCAGCAAGCCCAGGAGTGTCCACCTGCTgagccagggcagcagcagcagcagcgccacGCAGCACGTCGCGCAGGCCATGCTGCAGGGCCAGAAGCAGATCCTGCTCCCCGGGCAGCTGGCGGGTGCCTGCGCTGTGCAGATCCCCCAGCAGCTCTCGGCCCTGCAGACCAACATGGGGAGGCAGATCCCGAGCACCTCCCGCCCCAGCGGACAAGCCCACACCACAACCAGCCAAGGGCCGGGCGCACGGCTGAGCATCTACCAAGTCTTGCCAGCCCACATCCTCTCCAGCCAGCACGTCGCCGGGCAGCTGAACCTGTGCCACCTGCTCCCATCGCAGAGCACCCCTGGCACCGCTCACATCCTATGGGCTCCCatgcagctccagcccagccag GTTCCTCGAGGGattctcctgcagcagaagcagcagccccCCACCAGCCAGGCCCCCTCCGCGCTCGGCACATGCAGTGCCACGGTCTCCTCCGGGATGGtcagcaggcagggacaggcggTGGCGGCCACGGCAACATCAGGGACCCCCATGCAGAGCCACGCGCCCACTGCTGCCCTCCCACCCTCCTCTGCAG GAAAAAGGCGGTGGGATGCCACCTGTCAGCGCAGGGAGCCAGGACCAGGGCCATCCAAACGTGCTGCTCGGTCACGCCCAG GCATTTCCACCTCAGTTCCTGGGGACAGCAGAGCCTTCCCCAGCACTTCCACGCTGGTCTCTCCTGGGAAGGGGACTGCAGCCCAGGGGAGGTCAGGGACAGCTCATGCCAGACAGCAGCCAGTTCAG TACGACAGCGAACTCCATCCAAAGAAAGCCTCGACACTGCAGCCCGGCAAGGAAGCCTG tttcctggagcagctgcacAAACACCAAGCCATGGTGCTGCACCCTGACTACCGGACCCCATTCCGCTCCTTGGACGACGCCGTGCAGCGGCTCCTGCCCTACCACATCTATCAGGGAACGCTGCCCTCCGACGAAGAGTGCAGGAAGG TGGACGAGGAGTTTGAGGTGGTGTCTGCCCAGCTGCTAAAGCGCTCCCAAGCCATGCTGAACAAGTACcgcctgctgctcctggaggaaTCCCAG AGAGTCAGTCCTTCTGCGGAGATGGTGATGATCCACCGCATGTTTGTTCAGGAGGAAAGGATCAGGCTAGCGCTCGACAAGCAGTCGGTCAAGGAGAAATCAG AGGAAGATGTCTCAGTGCTCTCCCCATCGCACAGCCTCTCCTCCTTGGCATCCCTGGCCTCCAGCTCCAGTGCGGCACCAGCTCCCGACAGCCTGAAGGTGCCCCCAGCGCAGGCAGtgcctcccactccctcccccAAGCTGGAGATCAAGCCCAGTGGGAGCTCCCCCTCCGTCACCTGCACCAAGACTCCCCCTTTGCTGGACGAAGACGCGGACACCTTGCCCTCCGGGAACAAATCCCCCAGCCAAGCCTGCGGAGCACCCAGTCAGATCGGCCTCAAGCTGAAGATCAAGCAGAGGGCTGGGCTATGGCAAGCGGTGCACAACACCGCTTCAAAGGTGACCAGGGATCGTGATCCTGATCCAGGAGCGGGCCTGGGGGCTCAGGGACACAACAAGGAACCGGGATCCGAACCCACGACTGGGGCCCTGGATCAGGAAGGCAACAGGAAATGTTAG
- the LOC128851743 gene encoding uncharacterized protein LOC128851743 — protein sequence MRWESEHRQRGGPAGTGWAVNHLLLHSAGGHRCQMFGVPHHLLHQSSLRLPHLHHLHLHGSRGAESPARDRPCAHVQQARLPHHLLAFLFLLKHCCPSAEAQGRTSIAFPFPLSWGFKCDAQTHPSNKSPSFRESDEINASDIACENLMVTASPLSSPSASSTLGPARAARSRGALQAELQGASSEESVSSSPGTASRLRDGERCSFLSLDARRPPSRASPGLAGTGSKATQLHSPRREAGAEPIRAVCRRAPRLWNRYPETPGCKKYRHQLFCGGPT from the exons ATGCGGTGGGAGAGTGAGCACCGACAGCGGGGCGGGCCGGCAG GCACGGGTTGGGCTGTGAACCACCTTCTTCTGCACAGTGCCGGTGGCCACCGATGCCAGATGTTTGGTGTGCCACATCACCTGCTTCACCAAAGCAGCCTTCGCCTCCCTCATCTGCATCATCTTCACCTACACGGCTCTAGAGGAGCGGAGTCACCTGCAAGAGACCGACCCTGTGCACACGTACAGCAAGCTCGTCTTCCTCACCATCTGctagcatttcttttcctcctcaaacACTGCTGCCCCTCGGCAGAAGCTCAGGGCCGCACctccattgcttttcccttccccctgtCTTGGGGCTTTAAGTGTGATGCGCAAACCCATCCCAGCAACAAATCCCCGTCTTTCCGGGAGAGCGATGAGATCAACGCGTCCGATATCGCCTGCGAAAACCTTATGGTGACCGCGAGCCCCCTCAGCTCTCCGAGTGCTTCCAGCACCCTCGGTCCGGCACGAGCCGCCCGCTCACGAGGCGCCCTCCAGGCGGAGCTCCAGGGCGCCAGCTCGGAAGAAAGCGTGTCCTCGAGCCCGGGCACGGCTTCCCGGCTGCGGGATGGCGAGCGGTGTTCGTTCCTCTCCCTGGATGCACGGAGACCCCCGTCCCGAGCATCTCCTGGACTGGCGGGGACAGGCAGCAAAGCCACCCAGCTCCACAGCCCCCGACGGGAGGCTGGAGCGGAGCCCATCCGTGCGGTCTGCAGGAGGGCTCCGCGCCTATGGAACCGTTATCCGGAAACACCGGGCTGTAAAAAATATCGGCATCAGCTGTTTTGTGGAGGGCCCACGTGA